A genomic region of Gemmatimonadota bacterium contains the following coding sequences:
- a CDS encoding 2-phosphosulfolactate phosphatase has translation MRIDLFFTIPEVDPQAVQGSTALVIDIIRATSVIAEALANGARAVYPVSDTEEALRLANQLGRETTLLCGERRGLKIDGFDLGNSPREFTRERVAGRSLVMTTTNGTRAFLAAAEADRVVAASLLNLGAAARRAAEAQRVSILCAGRSDRFSLDDALCGGLLVRALLDAWGGDVRLNDGARAAAELARGLDCTVDTLAGTAAGRAVVDIGLGDDLPFLAQRDRHDLAPEMQDRVIRLPT, from the coding sequence ATGAGGATCGACCTGTTCTTCACCATCCCCGAGGTCGACCCCCAGGCGGTGCAGGGAAGCACGGCGCTGGTCATCGACATCATCCGCGCCACCAGTGTGATCGCCGAGGCGTTGGCCAACGGTGCGCGCGCGGTCTATCCCGTGTCGGACACCGAAGAGGCGCTGCGGCTCGCGAACCAGCTCGGACGCGAGACCACGCTGCTCTGCGGCGAGCGTCGCGGCCTCAAGATCGACGGCTTCGACCTGGGTAACTCGCCCCGGGAGTTCACGCGGGAACGGGTGGCCGGTCGCTCGCTGGTGATGACCACCACCAACGGCACGCGCGCCTTCCTCGCGGCCGCGGAGGCGGACCGCGTGGTGGCGGCGTCGTTGCTCAACCTGGGTGCGGCCGCGCGGCGCGCAGCCGAGGCGCAGCGGGTCAGCATCCTGTGCGCCGGACGCAGCGACCGCTTCTCCCTGGACGACGCCCTCTGCGGCGGGTTGCTGGTCCGGGCGCTCCTGGACGCGTGGGGCGGCGACGTGCGCCTGAACGACGGTGCGCGCGCGGCCGCCGAGCTGGCCCGGGGGCTGGACTGCACCGTGGACACGCTGGCCGGCACCGCCGCGGGCCGGGCGGTGGTCGACATCGGTCTCGGCGACGATCTTCCCTTCCTGGCCCAGCGCGATCGCCATGATCTCGCGCCCGAGATGCAGGATCGCGTCATCCGACTGCCCACGTGA